In the Helianthus annuus cultivar XRQ/B chromosome 11, HanXRQr2.0-SUNRISE, whole genome shotgun sequence genome, one interval contains:
- the LOC110930212 gene encoding oxysterol-binding protein-related protein 2A-like gives MLWTKHTTRNYNSKEEKSFRIPLKKKKGVSLWSMIKDNIGKDLTRVCLPVYFNEPISSFQKCFEDLEYSYLLDRAYQHGKEVLDALIGLCCRTSISADALWDGWRLAFKAIASVL, from the exons ATGTTATGGACGAAACACACGACGAGAAATTACAATTCGAAAGAAGAAAAAAGCTTCCGGATCCCATTGAAAAAGAAAAAGGGGGTCAGTTTATGGTCAATGATCAAAGATAACATCGGGAAGGATCTAACAAGAGTTTGCCTACCCGTTTATTTCAACGAGCCAATTTCATCTTTCCAAAAATGTTTCGAAGATCTCGAGTATTCCTATCTGTTAGATCGTGCATATCAGCATGGAAAAGAG GTACTTGATGCGTTGATTGGTCTTTGTTGCCGAACAAGCATATCAGCAGATGCTTTATGGGATGGATGGAGGTTGGCTTTTAAGGCAATTGCTTCCGTATTGTGA